Genomic window (Candidatus Atribacteria bacterium ADurb.Bin276):
TTTTCTTACAACATTAATAAGTGGTGGTTTTTCCGTTCCAATACTCCTCCGTTTAGGTGCGAAATTTGGCCCCCTCATTGTTGCTGGAGAATGGCAAAGACTTCTGTTATGCATGTTTCTTCATGGGAGCATCTGGCACCTTTTCTTTAATATGTATGCACTCTATAATTTAGGCCGATTAGCTGAAGGAGTCTATGGAGCAAAGAAGTTTTTTATAATTTACATTGTCACTGGAATGGGAGGGAGCCTGCTTTCGCTTTTAATGAATTATTCCAATGTAAGCGTTGGAGCGAGTGGTGCCATCTTCGGTTTGGCTGGTGCGTTATTTGCTAGTGGATTAAAATACCGGAACACATCTTTAAATAGACTCGCCAGAAGTTTACTTCCTTTTATCCTTATAAATTTACTTATCGGTTTTGTAACTCCGGTAGTAGATAATGGTGCTCATATTGGTGGTTTGCTGAGTGGAATGCTTTTGGGTTACCTCGTTTCTCCTGGAGAAAGTTGGTTTGCATGGAAGAAAAAAGCCGAGGAAATCATTCAGTGGGCTATGGTGGTTTTTATTGCTGTAAGTGTGGTCACTTTTTTTATCCCCAACACTTGGCAAAAATCCTCAATTGATTCAGTGATTACGTTTCATAATCAAATGCAAAATTATATTTGGATTGCCCAAAATGGAAATCCACCTCCGGTTCACCTTCTGGAAAACCTCCCCGCCCCAGATCGAGAAGCTCGGGAAATAAAAAATAAAATGCTTGAATATTCTTCCAGCAGAACAAAAAACGCTGCCATCCTACAGGAGATTGAAAATGATTTTATGGTATGGAGAGATCGGGTTTTAAAAAAATATGAAGGTTTAATTTATGAAAAGGATAGTTAGCTAAGATTT
Coding sequences:
- the gluP_2 gene encoding Rhomboid protease GluP, with the translated sequence MVFFLILLNLVFFLTTLISGGFSVPILLRLGAKFGPLIVAGEWQRLLLCMFLHGSIWHLFFNMYALYNLGRLAEGVYGAKKFFIIYIVTGMGGSLLSLLMNYSNVSVGASGAIFGLAGALFASGLKYRNTSLNRLARSLLPFILINLLIGFVTPVVDNGAHIGGLLSGMLLGYLVSPGESWFAWKKKAEEIIQWAMVVFIAVSVVTFFIPNTWQKSSIDSVITFHNQMQNYIWIAQNGNPPPVHLLENLPAPDREAREIKNKMLEYSSSRTKNAAILQEIENDFMVWRDRVLKKYEGLIYEKDS